The proteins below come from a single Pseudomonas sp. MYb118 genomic window:
- a CDS encoding tRNA dihydrouridine synthase, with translation MQIALAPMEGLVDNILRDVLTRVGGIDWCVTEFIRINDQLLTPAYFHKFGPELLTGARTAAGVPLRVQLLGSDPVCLAENAALACELGSEVIDLNFGCPAKTVNKSRGGAVLLKEPELLNRIVEHVRRAVPAHIPVTAKMRLGFDSPDGSLVCATALAEGGAEHIVVHARTKTDGYKPPAHWEWIPRVQDVVKVPVFANGDIWSVEDWRRCREISGVEDIMLGRGLVSRPDLGRQIMAARAGEEVVEMTWAELLPLIREFWQQAQAQMTPRQSPGRLKQWLAMLTRNYPEAVELFTTLRRETEPDQVSRLLGVPVAQAA, from the coding sequence ATGCAAATTGCCCTGGCACCCATGGAGGGGTTGGTCGACAACATCCTGCGCGACGTGCTGACCCGTGTCGGTGGTATCGACTGGTGCGTGACCGAGTTCATCCGCATCAACGACCAATTGCTCACCCCGGCCTACTTCCACAAGTTCGGCCCCGAGCTGCTGACCGGTGCGCGCACCGCCGCCGGTGTGCCCCTGCGTGTGCAGCTGCTGGGTTCGGACCCGGTGTGCCTGGCGGAAAACGCCGCGCTGGCCTGCGAGCTGGGCTCTGAGGTCATCGACCTGAATTTCGGTTGCCCGGCCAAGACCGTCAACAAGTCCCGGGGCGGGGCGGTGCTGCTCAAGGAGCCCGAGCTGCTCAACCGCATTGTCGAGCACGTGCGGCGCGCGGTGCCGGCGCACATTCCGGTCACCGCGAAGATGCGCCTGGGCTTCGACAGCCCGGACGGTTCGCTGGTGTGCGCCACGGCGCTGGCCGAAGGCGGCGCGGAGCACATCGTGGTGCATGCGCGGACCAAGACCGATGGCTACAAGCCGCCAGCGCACTGGGAGTGGATCCCGCGGGTGCAGGACGTGGTCAAGGTGCCGGTGTTCGCCAATGGCGATATCTGGAGCGTCGAAGACTGGCGCCGTTGCCGCGAAATCAGCGGCGTGGAAGACATCATGCTCGGTCGCGGCCTGGTCTCGCGTCCGGACCTGGGCCGGCAGATCATGGCGGCCCGCGCCGGTGAAGAGGTGGTCGAAATGACCTGGGCCGAGCTGCTGCCGCTGATCCGCGAGTTCTGGCAACAGGCCCAGGCGCAGATGACCCCGCGCCAGTCACCGGGGCGTCTGAAGCAATGGCTGGCCATGCTCACGCGCAATTATCCCGAGGCGGTGGAGCTGTTCACCACGCTGCGCCGCGAGACCGAGCCGGATCAGGTCTCGCGTTTGCTCGGTGTGCCGGTGGCGCAGGCGGCCTGA
- the leuC gene encoding 3-isopropylmalate dehydratase large subunit has protein sequence MAGKTLYDKLWDSHLVKQRDDGSALIYIDRHIIHEVTSPQAFEGLRLAGRKPWRIDANIATPDHNVPTTPERKGGIEAIADQVSRLQVQTLDDNCDEYGIVEFKMNDVRQGIVHVIGPEQGATLPGMTVVCGDSHTSTHGAFGALAHGIGTSEVEHVLATQCLVAKKMKNMQVLVEGTLPFGVTAKDIVLAVIGKIGTAGGNGHAIEFAGSAIRDLSVEGRMTICNMSIEAGARVGLVAADEKTVAYVKGRPFAPKGAEWDLAVEAWKDLVSDADAVFDTVVELDAAQIKPQVSWGTSPEMVLAVDQNVPDPAKEADLVKRGSIERALKYMGLTANQAITDIQLDRVFIGSCTNSRIEDLRAAAVIAKGRKVASTIKQAIVVPGSGLVKAQAESEGLDKIFLEAGFEWREPGCSMCLAMNPDRLESGEHCASTSNRNFEGRQGAGGRTHLVSPAMAAAAAVNGRFIDVRDLI, from the coding sequence ATGGCCGGCAAAACGCTCTACGACAAGCTCTGGGATTCGCACTTGGTCAAACAGCGCGACGATGGCTCGGCGCTGATTTATATCGATCGTCACATCATCCACGAAGTGACTTCGCCGCAAGCCTTCGAAGGCCTGCGCCTGGCCGGGCGCAAGCCTTGGCGTATTGATGCCAACATCGCGACCCCGGACCACAACGTACCGACCACGCCGGAGCGCAAGGGTGGCATCGAGGCCATCGCCGACCAGGTTTCGCGCCTGCAAGTGCAGACCCTCGACGACAACTGCGATGAATACGGCATCGTCGAATTCAAGATGAACGACGTTCGCCAGGGCATCGTCCACGTCATCGGCCCGGAGCAGGGCGCGACCTTGCCCGGCATGACCGTGGTCTGCGGCGACTCCCACACCTCGACCCACGGCGCCTTCGGTGCCCTGGCTCACGGTATCGGCACCTCCGAGGTCGAGCACGTGCTCGCCACCCAGTGCCTGGTCGCCAAGAAAATGAAGAACATGCAGGTGCTGGTTGAAGGCACCCTGCCGTTCGGCGTGACGGCCAAGGACATCGTCCTCGCCGTGATCGGCAAGATCGGCACCGCCGGCGGTAACGGCCACGCCATCGAGTTCGCCGGCAGCGCCATTCGCGACCTGTCCGTCGAAGGCCGCATGACCATCTGCAACATGTCCATCGAGGCCGGCGCCCGCGTGGGCCTGGTGGCGGCGGATGAAAAGACCGTGGCCTACGTGAAGGGCCGTCCGTTCGCTCCGAAAGGCGCGGAATGGGACTTGGCCGTCGAAGCCTGGAAAGACCTGGTGTCCGACGCCGATGCAGTGTTCGATACCGTCGTCGAGCTCGACGCCGCCCAGATCAAGCCGCAAGTGAGCTGGGGAACCTCGCCGGAAATGGTTCTGGCCGTTGATCAGAACGTGCCGGACCCGGCCAAGGAAGCCGACCTGGTCAAGCGCGGTTCTATCGAACGCGCCTTGAAGTACATGGGTTTGACCGCCAATCAGGCGATCACCGATATCCAGCTTGACCGTGTTTTCATCGGTTCGTGCACCAACTCGCGAATCGAGGACCTGCGTGCCGCTGCCGTGATCGCCAAGGGCCGTAAAGTGGCTTCGACCATCAAGCAGGCCATCGTTGTGCCGGGCTCGGGTCTGGTGAAGGCGCAGGCGGAATCCGAAGGGCTGGACAAGATTTTCCTCGAAGCCGGTTTCGAATGGCGCGAGCCGGGTTGCTCGATGTGCCTGGCGATGAACCCGGACCGTTTGGAGTCGGGCGAGCATTGCGCCTCCACGTCCAACCGTAACTTCGAAGGCCGTCAGGGCGCCGGTGGTCGTACCCACCTCGTCAGCCCGGCCATGGCCGCCGCCGCGGCGGTGAACGGTCGTTTCATCGACGTCCGCGATTTGATCTGA
- a CDS encoding LysR family transcriptional regulator has product MDLANLNAFIAIAETGSFSGAGERLHLTQPAISKRIAGLEQQLKVRLFDRLGREVGLTEAGRALLPRAYQILNVLDDTRRALTNLTGEVTGRLTLATSHHIGLHRLPPLLREFTRRYPQVALDIQFLDSEVAYEEILHGRAELAVITLAPEPHSLVKATPVWDDPLDFVVAPEHSLISNGAVSLADVALHPAVFPGGNTFTHHIVQRLFEAQGLTPNIAMSTNYLETIKMMVSIGLAWSVLPRTMLDDQVARIPLPGIQLTRQLGYILHTERTLSNAARAFMALLDGQVDLPGNRG; this is encoded by the coding sequence ATGGACCTCGCCAACCTCAATGCCTTTATTGCCATTGCCGAGACCGGCAGCTTCTCCGGCGCCGGCGAACGCCTGCACCTGACGCAACCGGCGATCAGCAAACGCATCGCTGGCCTGGAGCAGCAACTGAAGGTGCGCCTGTTCGATCGCCTGGGCCGTGAAGTCGGCCTGACCGAGGCCGGGCGCGCCCTGCTGCCGCGGGCCTATCAGATCCTCAATGTGCTGGACGACACCCGCCGCGCGCTGACCAATCTCACCGGCGAAGTGACGGGGCGGCTGACCCTGGCCACCAGTCACCACATCGGCCTGCACCGCCTGCCGCCGCTTTTAAGGGAGTTCACTCGACGCTACCCGCAGGTGGCGCTGGATATTCAGTTCCTCGATTCGGAAGTGGCCTACGAGGAAATTCTCCATGGCCGCGCCGAGCTGGCGGTCATCACCCTGGCGCCGGAGCCCCATTCGCTGGTCAAGGCCACACCGGTGTGGGACGACCCGCTGGACTTCGTGGTCGCCCCGGAACATTCGTTGATCAGCAACGGCGCGGTCAGCCTGGCGGACGTCGCCCTGCACCCGGCCGTGTTCCCCGGCGGCAACACCTTCACCCACCACATCGTCCAGCGCCTGTTCGAAGCCCAGGGCCTGACGCCGAACATCGCCATGAGCACCAACTACCTGGAAACCATCAAGATGATGGTGTCGATCGGCCTGGCCTGGAGCGTGCTGCCACGCACCATGCTCGACGATCAGGTGGCGCGCATACCTTTGCCGGGCATACAGCTCACTCGCCAGCTAGGCTATATCTTGCACACCGAAAGGACGCTGTCGAACGCAGCACGGGCTTTCATGGCCCTGCTGGATGGACAAGTCGATCTGCCAGGGAATCGAGGCTAA
- a CDS encoding nitric-oxide reductase large subunit, whose translation MGEYRKLWWSLIGVLGVTFCLLGWFGREIYRQAPPIPEQVQSVDGTTLFRAADILDGQTAWQSIGGMQLGSIWGHGAYQAPDWTADWLHRELLAWLDLAAQQRFGKAYSQIDDDQQALLRHQLKREYRGNRLVDGTLVLSERRIQAIAKTAAYYHALFSNDPSLHGSRESFAMKENTLPDAARRQQLTQFFFWTAWAAATERDGQSATFTNNWPHEPLIDNHPTAENMVWSIVSIVVLLAGIGLLVWGWAFLRNHEEGEPTVPAQDPLSLIKLTPSQKALGKYLLLVGALFGFQVLMGGVTAHYTVEGQDFYGLPLSKWFPYSLTRTWHLQSAMFWIATGFLAAGLFLAPFINGGKDPKYQKLGVDVLFWALVLVVVGSYAGNFLAIAQLMPVEWSFWLGHQGYEYVDLGRLWQIAKFAGIVFWLVLMLRAMMPALRQPGDKNLLALLACSVIAIGLFYGAGLFYGERTNLSVMEYWRWWVVHLWVEGFFEVFATTALAFIFTSMGLVSKRLATTATLGSASLFMLGGVPGTFHHIYFSGTTTPVMAVGATFSALEVVPLILLGYEAWENWRLKDRAPWMSRIRWPLQFFIATAFWNMLGAGVFGFLINPPISLYYIQGLNTTPLHAHAALFGVYGSLALGFSLLILRYLRPNLQFNDRLMSTGFWWLNGGLALMIFTSLLPVGILQFYASASQGLWYARSEAFMQQDLLQTLRWIRTFGDIVFLIGAFAVIWQIAGGLLFSSRHPRAVNSATIGQR comes from the coding sequence ATGGGTGAATACCGCAAATTATGGTGGTCGCTGATTGGCGTCCTCGGCGTGACTTTCTGCCTGCTGGGGTGGTTCGGTCGCGAGATCTACCGCCAGGCGCCACCGATCCCCGAACAGGTGCAGAGCGTCGATGGCACCACGCTGTTCCGGGCCGCCGACATCCTCGACGGCCAGACCGCCTGGCAGAGCATTGGCGGTATGCAGCTGGGTTCGATCTGGGGCCACGGTGCGTATCAGGCGCCGGACTGGACCGCCGACTGGCTGCACCGCGAACTGCTCGCCTGGCTGGACCTGGCGGCGCAACAGCGGTTTGGCAAGGCCTACAGCCAGATTGATGACGATCAGCAGGCGCTGCTGCGCCACCAGCTCAAACGCGAGTACCGGGGCAATCGACTGGTCGACGGCACGCTGGTGCTCAGTGAGCGACGCATCCAGGCGATCGCGAAAACCGCGGCCTACTACCACGCGCTGTTCAGCAACGATCCGTCGTTGCACGGCAGCCGTGAAAGCTTCGCCATGAAGGAAAACACCCTGCCGGACGCCGCCCGGCGCCAGCAATTGACCCAGTTTTTCTTCTGGACCGCCTGGGCGGCCGCCACCGAGCGTGATGGCCAGAGCGCGACCTTCACCAACAACTGGCCGCACGAGCCGCTGATCGACAACCACCCGACCGCCGAAAACATGGTCTGGTCGATCGTCAGCATTGTCGTGCTGCTCGCCGGCATCGGCCTCCTGGTGTGGGGCTGGGCGTTCCTGCGCAACCATGAAGAAGGCGAACCGACGGTGCCGGCCCAGGACCCACTGAGCCTGATCAAGCTGACGCCTTCGCAGAAAGCCCTGGGCAAGTATCTGCTGCTGGTCGGCGCCCTGTTCGGCTTCCAGGTACTGATGGGCGGCGTGACCGCGCACTACACCGTGGAAGGCCAGGATTTCTACGGCCTGCCCCTGTCGAAGTGGTTCCCCTACTCGCTGACCCGCACCTGGCACTTGCAGAGCGCGATGTTCTGGATCGCCACCGGCTTCCTCGCGGCCGGGCTGTTTCTGGCACCGTTCATCAACGGCGGCAAGGACCCCAAATACCAGAAACTGGGGGTCGATGTGCTGTTCTGGGCCCTGGTACTGGTGGTGGTCGGCTCCTACGCCGGTAACTTCCTCGCCATCGCCCAACTGATGCCCGTCGAGTGGAGTTTCTGGCTCGGTCACCAGGGTTACGAGTACGTCGACCTCGGCCGCCTGTGGCAGATCGCCAAGTTCGCCGGCATCGTGTTCTGGCTGGTACTGATGTTGCGCGCGATGATGCCTGCGCTGCGTCAGCCCGGTGACAAGAACCTGCTGGCACTGCTGGCGTGCTCGGTGATTGCCATCGGCCTGTTCTACGGCGCCGGCCTGTTCTATGGCGAGCGCACCAACCTGTCGGTCATGGAGTACTGGCGCTGGTGGGTCGTGCACCTGTGGGTCGAAGGCTTCTTCGAAGTGTTCGCCACCACGGCGCTGGCCTTCATTTTTACCAGCATGGGCCTGGTGTCCAAGCGCCTGGCGACCACCGCGACCCTCGGTTCGGCTTCGCTGTTCATGCTCGGCGGCGTTCCCGGCACTTTCCACCACATCTACTTTTCCGGCACCACCACACCGGTGATGGCGGTGGGCGCGACCTTCAGCGCCCTGGAAGTAGTACCGCTGATTCTGCTGGGCTACGAAGCCTGGGAAAACTGGCGCCTCAAAGATCGCGCGCCGTGGATGTCGCGCATTCGCTGGCCGTTGCAGTTCTTCATCGCCACGGCGTTCTGGAACATGCTGGGCGCCGGCGTCTTCGGTTTCCTGATCAACCCACCGATCTCGCTGTATTACATCCAGGGCCTGAACACCACGCCACTGCATGCACACGCGGCGTTGTTCGGCGTGTACGGTTCGCTGGCACTGGGCTTCAGCCTGTTGATCCTGCGCTACCTGCGGCCTAACTTGCAGTTCAATGATCGCCTGATGAGCACCGGTTTCTGGTGGCTCAACGGCGGCCTGGCGCTGATGATTTTCACCAGCCTGCTGCCAGTTGGCATCCTGCAGTTCTACGCCAGTGCCAGCCAAGGCCTGTGGTATGCCCGCAGCGAAGCATTCATGCAGCAGGACCTGCTGCAAACCCTGCGCTGGATCCGCACCTTCGGCGACATCGTATTCCTGATCGGCGCATTTGCGGTGATCTGGCAAATCGCCGGTGGGCTGCTGTTTTCGTCGCGCCATCCACGCGCCGTGAACTCGGCCACGATCGGTCAGCGCTAA
- a CDS encoding acyl-CoA thioesterase: protein MGWDRATPFIINLEVGAEDIDGLGHANNAVYVTWLERCAWRHSQRLGLDLVEYRRLDRAMAVVRHEIDYLAAAYEGDQLQLATWIVDWDQRLKMTRHFQLKRPSDNATLLRAQTTFVCIELSTGRPKRMPAEFIEGYGPALNQPLPQTL from the coding sequence ATGGGCTGGGATCGGGCAACGCCTTTTATCATCAACCTGGAAGTGGGCGCCGAGGACATCGACGGCCTGGGGCACGCCAATAACGCGGTGTACGTGACCTGGCTGGAACGCTGTGCCTGGCGTCACTCCCAGCGCCTGGGGCTGGACCTGGTCGAGTACCGGCGGCTGGACCGGGCGATGGCCGTGGTGCGCCACGAGATCGACTATCTGGCGGCGGCCTACGAGGGCGACCAGTTGCAACTGGCAACCTGGATCGTCGATTGGGACCAGCGCCTGAAAATGACCCGGCACTTCCAGCTCAAGCGCCCGAGCGACAACGCCACCCTGCTGCGCGCGCAAACCACCTTCGTGTGCATCGAACTGTCCACCGGTCGGCCCAAGCGCATGCCGGCGGAGTTCATCGAAGGCTATGGCCCGGCCCTTAACCAGCCGCTGCCACAAACCCTGTAG
- a CDS encoding EAL domain-containing protein → MPKSVDRIPPMPRIQALDPKQSEQSWESAPQLLAALNGARLGAWYWDIERGQISWSRGTQALFGFDPHQPLPDDLEYLDLLPLEDRAKTVRAFHAVIAGAPLEQAMHHRIRWPDGSLHWLEINGSLLPDKHGRPRMIGVIREITHQRQREQALSSSEKRFATLFHLCPNMVLLTRQDDGLITEANQYFESLFGWPVQNAIGRTTVELGLWVHPEQREKLVKATKAKGELISMEVQFRASNGQIHDGILSAQKVELEGQPYLLSTFLDTTERKAAELALKDSQERLDLALDSAQLGTWDWHIPSGMLYGSARAAQLHGLEAKPFHESFEEFFEGVPGEERAGMRDAYRSLREGPAGNYQLTYRVQLEDGSSRYLESRARLYRDENGAPLRMAGTLLDITDQVEREQKLVASEEKFATLFQVSPDPICVTRQDTGQFIEINSSFTQTFGWSTAEVIGRSADEIGLWDASAKSQRRIEQVVREQGLNNVAILVRHKDGQSLTCVISSRQISVGDQPCIVTTLRDITQQQRSEAALKASEEKFAKAFHSSPDAITITERDTGRYLEVNDGFCRLTGYRADEVVGRTVYQVGIWAEEKQRSALLAELQIKGRVHHQEMLGRNKRGEMLTVEVSVEPITLNETACLLLTARDVSLLKNAEAQIRHLAYHDPLTNLPNRALLMDRLSQQIALLKRHNLRGALMFLDLDHFKHINDSLGHPVGDTVLKIITARLEASVRMEDTVARLGGDEFVVLLSGLEGTRNEVSAQVRELADTLRDLLSEPMFLDGQRLQVTPSIGIALIPDHGSTPTDLLKRADIALYRAKDSGRNTAQMYHNTMQKAASERLRMETDLRLALSRGEFDVHFQPQVDARDNRIVGAEALVRWNHPELGAQSPAEFIKVLEDSGLILEVGTWIVDEACDAFRQLIAKGLVNPLQFSLCVNISPRQFRQNDFVERIEHSLQSHGLPCSMLKLEITEGIVIQNLEDTISKMRRLKKLGVSFAMDDFGTGYSSLTYLKRLPVDTLKIDQSFIRDATTDPNDAEIIRAIVAMARSLELKVIAEGVETPEQLEFLQGLGCHLYQGYLHSQPLPVEAFQQLLR, encoded by the coding sequence ATGCCCAAATCTGTTGACCGTATTCCACCCATGCCCCGCATCCAGGCGCTCGACCCCAAACAATCGGAGCAGAGCTGGGAAAGTGCACCGCAGTTGCTCGCCGCCCTCAACGGCGCACGCCTGGGTGCCTGGTATTGGGACATCGAGCGCGGGCAGATCAGTTGGTCACGGGGCACGCAGGCCTTGTTCGGCTTCGACCCTCACCAGCCCCTGCCCGACGACCTGGAATACCTCGACCTGCTGCCGTTGGAAGACCGCGCGAAAACCGTCCGCGCCTTCCACGCGGTGATTGCCGGGGCACCGCTGGAGCAGGCGATGCACCACCGCATCCGCTGGCCCGATGGCAGCCTGCACTGGCTGGAGATCAACGGCAGCCTGCTGCCGGACAAGCACGGTCGGCCCAGGATGATCGGGGTGATTCGCGAAATCACTCACCAGCGCCAGCGCGAACAGGCCCTGAGCAGTTCGGAAAAACGCTTTGCGACGCTGTTTCACCTGTGCCCGAACATGGTCCTGCTGACGCGCCAGGACGACGGCCTGATCACCGAAGCCAATCAGTATTTCGAAAGCCTGTTCGGCTGGCCGGTACAGAACGCGATTGGCCGCACCACCGTTGAACTGGGCTTGTGGGTGCACCCCGAGCAACGGGAAAAGCTGGTCAAGGCGACCAAGGCCAAGGGCGAGCTGATCAGCATGGAAGTGCAGTTTCGCGCCAGCAACGGGCAGATCCACGACGGCATCCTCAGCGCACAGAAGGTCGAGCTCGAAGGGCAACCGTACTTGCTCAGCACCTTCCTCGACACCACCGAGCGCAAGGCCGCCGAACTCGCCCTCAAGGACAGCCAGGAACGCCTCGACCTGGCGCTGGACTCGGCGCAACTGGGTACCTGGGACTGGCACATCCCCAGCGGCATGCTCTATGGCTCGGCCCGGGCCGCGCAACTGCACGGGCTGGAAGCCAAACCCTTCCATGAATCGTTCGAGGAGTTTTTCGAAGGCGTGCCCGGCGAAGAACGCGCCGGCATGCGCGATGCCTACCGCAGCCTGCGCGAAGGGCCGGCGGGCAACTATCAACTGACCTATCGCGTACAACTCGAGGACGGCTCTTCGCGCTACCTGGAAAGTCGCGCGCGCCTCTACCGCGACGAAAACGGCGCCCCGCTGCGCATGGCCGGGACCTTGCTGGACATTACCGACCAGGTCGAACGGGAACAGAAACTGGTGGCCTCCGAAGAGAAGTTCGCCACGCTGTTCCAGGTCAGCCCTGACCCGATCTGCGTCACGCGCCAGGACACTGGCCAGTTCATCGAGATCAACTCAAGCTTCACCCAGACCTTCGGCTGGAGCACCGCCGAGGTGATCGGTCGTAGCGCCGACGAAATCGGCCTGTGGGATGCCTCGGCAAAAAGCCAGCGACGGATCGAACAAGTGGTCCGCGAACAGGGCCTGAACAACGTCGCCATCCTCGTGCGGCACAAGGACGGCCAATCCTTGACCTGCGTGATTTCCAGCCGGCAGATCAGCGTCGGCGACCAGCCCTGCATCGTCACCACCCTGCGCGACATCACCCAGCAGCAACGTTCGGAAGCGGCGTTGAAGGCCAGTGAGGAGAAGTTCGCCAAGGCCTTCCACTCCAGCCCGGACGCCATCACCATTACCGAGCGCGATACCGGCCGCTACCTAGAGGTCAACGACGGGTTCTGCCGCCTGACCGGCTACCGCGCCGATGAGGTGGTGGGCCGCACGGTGTACCAGGTCGGGATCTGGGCCGAGGAAAAACAGCGCTCGGCGCTGCTGGCCGAGCTGCAGATCAAAGGGCGTGTGCATCACCAGGAAATGCTCGGGCGCAACAAGCGCGGCGAGATGCTGACCGTGGAAGTGTCGGTGGAGCCGATCACCCTCAACGAAACGGCCTGCCTGTTGCTGACCGCCCGGGACGTCAGCCTGCTTAAGAATGCCGAGGCGCAGATCCGCCACCTCGCTTACCACGACCCGCTGACCAACTTGCCCAACCGTGCCCTGCTGATGGATCGCCTGAGCCAGCAGATCGCCCTGCTCAAGCGCCATAATCTGCGCGGCGCGCTGATGTTCCTCGACCTCGACCACTTCAAGCACATCAACGACTCGCTCGGCCATCCGGTGGGCGACACGGTGCTGAAGATCATCACCGCGCGCCTGGAAGCCAGCGTGCGCATGGAAGACACCGTGGCGCGCCTGGGTGGCGACGAGTTCGTGGTGCTGCTCAGCGGCCTTGAAGGCACGCGCAATGAGGTTTCCGCCCAGGTTCGCGAACTGGCCGACACCCTGCGCGACCTGCTCTCCGAACCGATGTTCCTCGACGGCCAGCGCCTGCAAGTGACGCCGAGCATCGGGATCGCACTGATTCCCGACCACGGCTCGACCCCGACCGATCTGCTCAAGCGCGCGGACATCGCGCTGTATCGGGCCAAGGACTCCGGGCGCAACACCGCGCAGATGTATCACAACACCATGCAGAAGGCCGCCAGTGAACGCCTGCGCATGGAAACCGACCTGCGCCTGGCGCTGTCCCGGGGCGAGTTCGACGTGCATTTCCAGCCCCAGGTCGATGCGCGGGACAACCGCATCGTCGGCGCCGAGGCGCTGGTGCGCTGGAATCACCCGGAACTGGGCGCGCAATCCCCCGCCGAATTCATCAAGGTATTGGAAGACAGCGGCCTGATCCTCGAGGTCGGCACCTGGATTGTCGACGAAGCCTGCGACGCCTTCAGGCAATTGATTGCCAAGGGCCTGGTCAACCCCTTGCAGTTCAGCCTGTGCGTGAACATCAGCCCGCGGCAGTTCCGCCAGAACGACTTCGTCGAGCGCATCGAACACAGCCTGCAAAGCCACGGCCTGCCCTGCTCGATGCTGAAACTGGAAATCACCGAAGGCATCGTCATCCAGAACCTGGAAGACACCATCAGCAAAATGCGCCGCCTGAAAAAGCTCGGCGTGAGCTTCGCCATGGACGACTTCGGCACCGGCTATTCCTCGCTGACCTACCTCAAGCGCCTGCCGGTCGACACGCTGAAAATCGACCAGTCGTTCATCCGCGACGCCACCACCGACCCCAACGACGCCGAGATCATTCGCGCCATCGTCGCCATGGCCCGCAGCCTGGAACTGAAAGTGATCGCCGAAGGGGTGGAAACGCCGGAGCAACTGGAGTTTTTGCAGGGGCTGGGTTGTCACCTGTACCAGGGCTACCTGCACAGCCAGCCGTTGCCGGTGGAGGCGTTTCAGCAGTTGTTGCGCTGA
- a CDS encoding Hsp20 family protein: MTTAFSLAPLFRSSVGFDRFNDLFETALRNEPGSSYPPYNVEKHGDDQYRIVVAAAGFQEDDLELQVEKGVLTISGGKRDGNEGVTFLHQGIAQRAFKLSFRLADHIEIKAADLRNGLLSIDLLRVVPEEAKAKRIPINGEQKPALQH, encoded by the coding sequence ATGACTACTGCATTTTCCCTCGCGCCTCTGTTCCGTTCCTCGGTGGGCTTCGACCGCTTCAACGACCTGTTCGAAACCGCCCTGCGCAACGAGCCTGGCAGCTCTTACCCTCCCTACAACGTGGAAAAACACGGTGACGATCAATACCGCATCGTCGTAGCGGCAGCCGGTTTCCAGGAAGACGACCTGGAGCTGCAAGTCGAGAAGGGTGTGCTGACCATCAGTGGCGGCAAACGTGATGGCAACGAAGGCGTGACCTTCCTGCATCAAGGCATCGCCCAGCGTGCCTTCAAACTGTCCTTCCGCCTGGCCGATCACATCGAGATTAAGGCCGCCGACCTGCGCAATGGCCTGCTGAGCATCGACCTGCTGCGCGTGGTTCCGGAAGAGGCGAAAGCCAAACGCATCCCGATCAACGGGGAGCAAAAGCCGGCCCTGCAACACTAA
- the leuD gene encoding 3-isopropylmalate dehydratase small subunit, giving the protein MKAFTQHTGLVAPLDRANVDTDQIIPKQFLKSIKRTGFGPNLFDEWRYLDVGQPYQDNSKRPLNKDFVLNAERYQGASVLLARENFGCGSSREHAPWALEEYGFRSIIAPSYADIFFNNSFKNGLLPIILSDEEVDELFKQVEADPGYQLQIDLQAQTVTRPDGKVLNFEIDAFRKHCLLNGLDDIGLTLQDGDAIAAFEGKHRASQPWLFRDA; this is encoded by the coding sequence ATGAAAGCCTTTACCCAGCACACTGGCCTTGTCGCGCCTTTGGATCGTGCCAACGTCGACACCGACCAGATCATCCCGAAACAATTCTTGAAGTCGATCAAGCGCACCGGCTTCGGCCCGAACCTGTTCGACGAATGGCGTTACCTGGATGTCGGCCAGCCGTACCAGGACAACTCCAAGCGTCCGCTGAACAAGGACTTCGTCCTCAACGCCGAGCGCTACCAGGGCGCCAGCGTGTTGCTGGCCCGTGAGAACTTCGGTTGCGGCTCCAGCCGTGAGCACGCGCCATGGGCGCTGGAAGAGTACGGTTTCCGCAGCATCATCGCGCCGAGCTACGCCGACATCTTCTTCAACAACAGCTTCAAGAACGGCTTGCTGCCGATCATCCTCAGCGACGAAGAAGTCGACGAACTGTTCAAGCAGGTCGAGGCCGATCCGGGTTACCAATTGCAGATCGACCTGCAGGCCCAGACCGTGACCCGTCCGGACGGCAAGGTGCTGAACTTCGAAATCGACGCGTTCCGCAAACACTGCCTGCTCAACGGCCTGGACGACATCGGCCTGACCTTGCAGGACGGCGATGCGATCGCGGCGTTCGAAGGCAAGCACCGGGCGAGCCAGCCTTGGTTGTTTCGTGACGCGTAA